Below is a genomic region from Pristis pectinata isolate sPriPec2 chromosome 37, sPriPec2.1.pri, whole genome shotgun sequence.
gtggaggcagatacgatagaggggtttaagaggatgttagacacatgaataaggagggatgtggatcacgtgctggcagaagagatttagcttcatagaaccatagaacagtacagcacaatacaggcccttcggcccacaatgttgtgctgacctttaaacatcgcctaagactatctaaccccttcctcccacatatccctctattttaaatttctccatatgcttatctaacaacctcttgaacttgaccaatgtacctgcctccaccaccaccccaggcagcgcattccatgccccaaccactctctgggtaaacagtcttcctctgatatctcccttgaacttcccacccattactttaaagccgtatcctcttatattgagcattggtgccctgggaaagaggcgctggctgtccactctatctattcctcttaatattttgtacacctctatcatgtctcctctcatcctccttctctccaaagagtaaagccctagctcccttagtctcgcctcataatgcatactctccaaaccaggcagcatcctggtaaatctcctctgcaccctttccaacacttccaaatccttcctgtaatgagacgaccagtttaattcggcatcatggtcggcacagacatggtgggccgaagggcctgttcctgtgctgtactgttctgtgtatttCAGCAGGGTGCTGAGGGATGAGTGTTTGGTCCTTTAACATAAAGTATGAAACTCCGTTTGTTCCAGGAGATGGCAACGAATGGGACCCACGCTCAAGCGCTGTTTGGGGGTTCGTTCTCGGTTGTTCTCCCCCCCCATGCCATCGACGTCAGGTAAGCCCAACACAGacgaatcaggagcaggagccaCTTGGTCACTCCAGCCTGCTTGGCCAATCATGGCAGATCTCTTTGCAACCTCAACCCCGCACTCACGTTTCCCCTTGGTCATCTTtcgcaacaaacaacctgctggaggaactcagtgggtcgagcagcagctgtggggtggagaggaattgttgacgttttgggtcgagaccccgcatcaggactgtgagcagagaggggagatgactggtatagagaggagaggcGGAGTGGTGAGACAAGGGGCaggtaggtgattggtgggagggaattggaattggtttattattgtcacgtaccgaggtccagtgaaaaacttgtcttgcataccgatcgtacaggtcaattcattacacagtgcattgaggttgtacaaggtaaagaTAAAGGTTGTACAaggcacagctacagataaagtgcagtgtaggcagacaacatgtcaaggtcataatgaggtagatcatgagatcaagagtccatcttattgtactaggggactgttcaattgtcttataacagtgggatagaagctgtccttgagcctggtggtacgtgctctcagacttttgtatcttctgcctgacgagagggtggagaagagagaatgtacggggtgggaggggtctctgattatgttggctgcttcaccgaggcagcgagaagtgcagacagagtccatggaggggaggctggtttccgtgatgtgctgagctgtgtccacaaccctctgcagtttcttgtgctaatgggcagagcagttgccgtaccaagttgtgatgcatccggataggatgctttctatggtgcatcgataaaagttggtgagtgtcaagggggacatgctgaatttctttagcctcctgagaaagtagaggctctggtgagctttcatggctttggcgtctacgtggttggaccaggacaggttattggtgatgttcacccctctgaacttaaagctctcaaccctctccacctcagcaccattgatgtagacaggaggataatgggcagatgaagccagttaggggagagggaggggtagagctGGGAGACAACGGagaggtgggtgatagatggcaGACAAAGAAAGAGggacagatggagcgaggtgtggggaggggagggtgaaggtggagacagctgctggaggaacacaagggCTCCCAGTGTTGGACTCAATGTGAAGGAGCTGAGAAccgttaggggagaggtgtatggcacagtgccagcgacccaggttcaattcctgccgctgcctgtaaggagtttgtacgttctccccgtgtctgcgtgggtttcctctgggtgctccggttccctcccaccttccaaagacgtacgggttaggaagttgtgggcgtgctatgttggcgctggaagcgtggcgacacttgcgggctgcccccagaacactttacgcagaagatgcatttcactgtgttttgatgtgcatgtgactaataaagaaatcttatcttaaccttTCAGCCCCTTGCTTACCAAGTGTCTACCTACCTccccctgccttaaaaatattcaaaagactctgcttccacctcgctttgagggagagaattcccCTCGTCTCAGTTTTAACAGTGTGTCCTCTTATTTCTAAACAGTGGCCGctcgttctagattctcccacaggaggaaacaccctctccacttCCATCCTGACAAGACCCCTTGGGATCTGATATGTTCCAATCACGTGCCCTCTCACTCCAGCAGATAACGAGCATAACCTTTCCCCAAGAGACAACACAgggagtggctgatatctggaacgccctgccagaggaggcggtggtatcagatacaattatacgtttaagagacagacacctgaataggcaaggcatagaaggatacggtgcTGCTGAggtcaaatgggattggtgtagatcggcagagacctggtgggctgaagggcctgttcctgtactgtaccacTTCACGACTCTGTAAGTgaagcttcttttaaaaaaaatgtcagccGTATTGCCTACAGACTATCCCGACTTAAACATACTTCACTTCAAAATCCCGGAACTCTGTGCCTGCCTCAGTTAAAGTAGGATAGTAGTGATGGCCTGAATGGCAGCTAGCAAAGGGGAGGAAGTGCTGACCCTAACAGCGATGTCACGCCATTATATCTATACCCTGAAACGGGTCTCTCTGAAAGGCAGCGTTACGTTGGATTTTGGTTCCTCTGTACCCTCTACCCTTACAGCGATATCCGGGAGCTTCCAGACAACCAGGAGGTGTTCATGCACAGTAGTACGGACCAGAGCATCATCATTGAGTTGCTGGAGTACCAGGGTCAGGTTCCTGACGAGGATGCAGCCAGGTAAGTTAGTCCAGTCtaaatagtgtagcggttagcataacgttttacagcgccagtgacccgggttcaattcccactgctgtctgtaaggagtttgtacgttctccctgtgtgtctgcgtgggtttcctccgggtgctccggtttcctcccacattccaaagacgtacgggttaggaagttgggggcgtgctatgttggcgccggaagcgtggcgacacttgcgggctgcccccagaacactctacgcaaaagatgcatttcactgtgtgtttcaatgtacgtgtgactgacaaagaaatcttataaccacagtggcacagcgggtagatccgctgtctcacagctccagcgaccccgggttcgatcccaaccccCGGCCCTgtccctgtgtggagtttgcctgtgacCACGTACGTTTACcccaggggctccggtttcctcttcCATTGTGTTTACTTACTTTCACTACGTTGGTTACACAGAACGAATTTTACtccacattgtgggccagagggctgttcctacagtacagcacaggaacacgatGTTGTGATGAACTAGacgtctaattaaactaatcccttctgcctgcacacggccCATGTTCcagtgctttgtttttatttcaaaaatagtctttattcataataaaaaatatatgcaaaggaaggaacagtgcaaaaaaatcttttacattcatggtcattacattctgTAGTGTAAACGTTAAAGATAAAAGCACACAGACAAAcccagcaccattgccactcatgtggctccctgaggtgatacacaCCCTTTCATTGATTGAGGGGTTTCCCCACCCAGCTCCgtccctccatgtgcagtagcggaaggagcccggactgtggtccttccccagggagactttgcattggctgcgccgagcttcagcgcgtccctccgcacgtactcctgcagcccggaCTGTGCccgtcggcagcattcccttacggacatctcactgagctggaagaccaacaggtttcaggcagaccaaagggcgtccttcaccgagttgatgacctcccagcagcacttgacgtctgtctcagtgtgtgtgtgagaccccAGAAAgaacccatagatcagagagtcctcttgtgctgtactgttctacctgTATCGCATTTTTAGGTAgtcatttgtgaattccataagggcaaatttccattagcTGAACCACCATAATGTCGGGGTTGCCTGTAATAAAATAATATCACTTCTAATTTGTGCAACCAGATTATGAAGTCTGTTGTGCTGAGATGCTACATTTTTCTGGACTAAAATTTGATAGAGTTCTTTATTGCAGgcatttctatatttccttacaacacagaggGAAGACACTTTGGCCTATTGTCCATAACCAGTATACTAGCCCAATCCTACCCCACCTCCAACTTTGCGCTGTAACCTAGTCTCTCCTCTttcccacattctacccctcaccttcacaccaggggggcaatttacagcagccgattaacccactgaccccgcacgtcgttggaatgtgggagggaaccggagcacccgggggaaacccacgcggtcacagggagaacgtgcaaactccacgcggacagcgccggaggtcgggatcgaacctgggccactggaactgtgaggcagtggctccagtAGCTGCCAAGCTGTGTCGTCCCTGATTGGCGGAATTTTATCTTGTTGCAGTGCAATTGGGCCCCGCGTTTGCTCCCATCTTGTTAATCAACGTTGCTCCTAtgtaacgaacaatctgctggaggaactcagcgggtcaagcagcacctgtggggggaaagagattgggttgaatccctgcatgagtcctgatgtgtcgacagttccttcccccacagatgctgctcgacccgctgttcctccagcagattgtgtgttgctccagattccggcctcTCGCTCACGTGCAGAAGCAGCTCAGAATCACCGGCGCTTTGTATTGTCAGGTACCACTTTGATGACGTCACAGCTATTAACGGCGTTTCAGCTGGGGATGGCACAGAGGTCCTGAGCGTCGGGCCCATCAGCAGAGACCAGATCGCACTGAAGGAGCTGAGCAGCGCCTGGTTTCTCTCTGGGAGACAGCGGGTGGCCAAGTTCAACGAGCAGGTCAGTGGCAGTCGGCTGGTTCCCTCgggttacatagaaacatagaaaacctatagcacagttcaggcccttcggcctacgaagctgtgctgaacatgtccctaccttagaaattactgggctcacccatagccctctatttttctcagctccatgtacctatccaaaagtctcttaaaggaccctatcgtatccgcctccaccattccacacactcaccactctgagtaaaaaacttacccctgacatctcctctctacctactccccagcatcttaaacctgtgtcctcttgtggccaccatttcagccctgggaaaaagtctctgactatccacacgatcaatgcctctcatcaccttatacacctccgtcaggtcccccccccatcctccgtcgctccaaggagaaaaggccgagttcactcaacctggttttcatgaggcatgctccccaatccaggcaacatccttgtaaatctcctctgcaccctctctacggcttccacatccttggtCGTACTTAGTTgggacaagaacataagaaataggagcaggaggaggccatctggcccgtcgagcctgctccgccattcaataagatcatggctgatctggccgtggactcagatccacctacctgccttttccccataacccttcattcccctactctgcaaaaatctatctaactgcgccttaaatatatttaatgaggcagcctctactgcttccctgggcagagaattccacagattcactattctctgggaaaagcagttcctcttcatctccatcctaaatctactcccccgaatcttgaggccacatcccctagttctagtctcacctaccagtggaaacaaccttcctgcctctgtcttatctctccctttcataattttatttgtttctataagatcccctctcattcttctgaattccagtgaatatagtcccaggcgactcaatctctcctcacaggctaaccccctcatctccggaatcaacctggtgaacctcctctccaccgcctccaaagccagcacatcttttctcaagtaagcagaccggaactgcatgcagtactccatgcATTGCCGAACTGAAGGCTTCAATCAGGCCCTGAACCGTCCTTTGGATGAGTTCTAACCGTCtccaattttgtcctttcaactCCTATCctccctcacagtctttctacactctgcgtctacttgtacactaaatgcaccaacctctaacctgtcactctggttcccatccccctgccaaattagtttagaCCCCCCTCAACAGCTCTGGCAaatctgcccgcaagaatattggtccccctccagttcaggcgtaacctgtcccttttgtacaggtcgtaccttccccagaagagatcccaaagatccacaaatctgaaacccttccccttgcaccaactcctcagccacgcattcatctgcctaaaccaacctattcttaccctcactgacacATTTCTGATCGGTGCACAAAGTTATACTGTATTGGGGAATCAAAGTCTATCGACGGTTGTCTATGAGATGATGGAGAATGCCTGAGGTCTATGCTAAATGGAGGTGTTTCCAGCAGATGCATTCATCTGGCTGGTTCTGTGGACAATAGGACTTATTTCCTATCTGCTTTCTGCCCTACAGGCCAAGAACACAGTGAACATGCACCTGGTCCTCTTCAGACTCCCTCAATACACCACTGACATACTCATCACTTTTAACGACCCAACGATGATCAGGTACCTCTGTCACTGACTGGCCCCGATGTCCACTTTTATGTTAGTTAGTGTGAGAACTGGGGGCCATTTGGGCTTCTGAACTTTACCAAGGCTTCACCTGTAGCACCTCCCGAATCTGCGCCCTCCAACGACTGGATGGAGGAAGGCAGCAGGACGACCCTCCATTCTAACACGGGACGGTGCGGgagttagtgctgcttcctcacggccccagcgacctgggttcctGCAAAATGCAGGCTGAGTttcacagaaactgctggaggaactcagcaggtcggcagcatctatggagggaaatggacagtcgatgtttcgggttgagaccctgcatctggactgcaTGTTGAATTTGGTTAAttccgggggggtgggggggggtaagtGTGGATAGTTTTGGGAATAGGATATCTTGTCTTCATCCCCAACCCCTACTGCCTCACGAATGAGAGTGGGCTACAGATACAGTAAAAGTTTGCCCTAAGACTTGGTTAAGGAGCAGCAGAGTGCAGCAGTGGTTAGTACCgctgagacccaggttcgatcccgacctttagctgtgtgtgtgtgcgtgcgtgcgtgcgtgtgtgtgtgtgcccactgtaaattgcccccagtgtgtgggtgaagggtagaatctgggcggGAGCCAGTGGAAGTGTGGGGataattaaaaaaatgggatcggtgtaaataGTTGAACGAAAattaccatcctctgtgtggaaaaagttacccctcggggtccctttacatctttcccctctcaccttatacctgtgcCCTCCCCTAGCCTGAGACAAAAACTGTAACCATCCCCTcctgattttgtaaacctccataaggtcacccctcagcttcctacgctccagggataaaagtcccagcctatttagtctctccttataactcgagccctccagtcctggtatctggtggatcttttctgcaccctctctacttaatgtcatctttcctataatacaGTGACTGCACTCAATATACCAGGTGTTGTCTCACCTATGTCTCGTACAGCTGTACACCTTGTCCTTGTGAGGCGtgccccactgatctggcctctccctctctctctccctctcatcagCCCCCTCAGCAGCAGCAGAGGAGCAGACCCCGTGCAGCCTGGAGGTTCGTCGGCCAACCCTGCCCAGTGCTGGACCCTGGAGCAGTTCCGAGCCACCGCGCACTCCCTCCGGCTCCTGAACCCGGCCGTCTTCCCCTGATCGTCGGCACCCGGGATCGCACGAGACGGGAACCCCGGAAAAGCGAGCGGCTCACTGGGATGGACCTTGCTGGTTCCCTCCTGCTGAGGAAAGCACGTGTTCCTCTTCTGAAAGTGACCATTGGGACTGTCTGCCGTTCATTGACATCATGGCTGAACTTCAATCCAACTCCACACGGCCCTGCCTTCCCCAGAAATCAACCAGTCTCAGATTGAGAATTAACAATTAATTCTCCATCAGTTGCCCTTTGCCAGTTTTAAACTCCTACACCCTCTGCGATCCGGAGTGTGTCCCAACTCTGCTCTTGATAAATGTGGCTGCAGTTTTTCGACCATGCCTTCTGTAcccttttagactcccctaccctgggacaaagactaacaatccaccttatccatgcctcccatgattttgtaaacccctataaggtcacccctcagcttcctacactccagaggaaaaaatATTCCAGCCTGttctgtctctccttataactcaaaccctccagtcctggcaacttgtgcatcttttctgcaccgtctctagcttaatgtcatccttcctataacatggtgattGCCTGACCCTTAGAAAATAGCTCTCTTggtctgcttttatttccttgaAAATTTCATCAAATCAGTTCTTAACCTGCATGTACGCCTCAAGTTTGACTAAACACCCGGTAACACCGTCCCAGAGCCTGAAGGCACGCCTTTAACCTGTGTTAGACTTCCTTGAGACACTGgagacagcagacactggaatctggagcaacccacaagcagtgctggaggaacccagcaggtcgggcagcatcagtggagggaaatggacagtcaacgtttcgggtcgggacccttcatctgggggATTGGGTACCAGAAggttgagaatttgatgttcatgctggtGGGTTGGAGATagatttctcaaacttctggtacctgctccccctctggccctttcccccttttttttttcGTTTCTTCTCTCCtgatccaacccccccccccccccccatcactccatgtctgtcccctctccctctgcccatcacccacacactcctgccaccggtccccctccccacctccctccctttattccaggctccaccttcccctcctatcagattccacccaTCTTCAGCCCTCCGTCACTtccgcctatcacctctcagcatctgacatcattcccaccctcctCTATTACCCCcctcacatggatccacctatcacctgccacctctcTATACTGACCAGCTCCCCTCTATatcttgcagtccagatgaagggtctcaacccaaaatgtagaCTTTCTTGATCCTTTCAATCGTCGGAGACTCCTTgtttgaaatgcaaataaaattggtaaattggtttctaATTgcaacttgtactgaggtaccgtgaaaaacttgtcttgcataccatccatacagatcatttcattacacagtgcatcaaggtagtacagaggaaaaccataacagaatacagaataaagtgtcacagttacagagaaagtgcagtgcaggcagacagtaaggtgcaagggccacgacgaggtagattgtgagatcaagagtccatcttattgtcctaggggaccattcaatattcttataacagtgcgatagaagctgtcctggagcctggtggtacgtgctttcaggcttttgtatcttctgcccgacgggaggggggagaagagagaatgtccggggtgggaggggtcctttacagaggcagcgggaaaagtccatggaggggagactgttttccgtgatgtgctgagctgtgttcacagctctctgcataaAGGGTTCTGATTCAATCCCATTTATATTTCGTcccgcccccctccccttcctacaACTATTTATTCCCAAATATCTTGTGAGCAGTGTGGCTGTGAAGCAAGTTGTAAGGGAGCTTATAACTAAAACCCAAGCTACCAGTGTCCAACTTTGTGGAAAAAAGTATTGAGCTCAGAAGCAGACTAGTGGTGAGTTATCAAACAGTGTGACACCCATTGCAACAGGTATCTGTTGTGTGTGgtgggtcagaggctgagggtgaccttacacaggtgtataaaatcacaaggggcatagatgggcATAGATTTCCAGCCCATCTCTTTTTTACTGAAGGCTCTTGCTCCTGCCATGCCTGCCCCCTTCTTCCCTGTCCAGAGGCCAAAGACAGGGAAGGAGATCAAAGTGGGTTGGACAATTGTAGTGTGTGTACCcattgtcggatccggttattttcgaatctgcaggttctttcaggagtccaagaatgagttgaaaacaacttggtgcttcagaaagtgcacggtagtgtagcggttagtgtaacgctattacagcgccagtgagcccgggttcaattccggccactatctgtaaggagtttgtacgttctccccgtgtctgcgtgggtttcctccgggtgctccagtttcctcccacatcccaaagacttatgggttaggaagttgtgggcgtgctatgttggcgccggaagtgtggcgacacttgcgggctgcccccagaacactctacgcaaaagatgcatttcactgtgtgtttcgatgtacatgtgactaataaagatatcttactggaaaagtttaaaacaaacaatcacagagcacatggcactagctttagtactagatgagccaagacaaaggaactaaaatgagctcgGGTCAGGGGGAAggcagcaagagagagattaacaaaaaatgacaccttttatacctgagacaagaggtactcctcagctaacaataatccaatcagaaaacctattagatacctgtggcaaaaccaaccagtgagaaaacacgtattcacctgatgatgaaccaataagctaagaactggccattccttgtgcagccacttgaagtgtattaaacactacacgtttaaaaaaaactacttaaaatagTCAAATCCAACACCCTGTTGGTCTTAACGGGGAAGGTCAAGTTAGACACAACTTTGGATGAGAAACAGGATAATGGAGACACAATATCTGCAGTGGGGTGGGTAGCtcagcagggtttcaacccgaaacgttgacaactcCTTTCAGATACTgcgcgacctgctgagttcctcccagcgGATTGTTTATAGCAATAGgataatttggtattggtttactattgtcacttgtaccgaggtacagtgaaaaacttgtcttgcataccgatcatacaggtcaattcattacacagtgcaattacattgagttagtacagagtgcattgatgtagtacaggttaaaacaataacagtacagagtaaagtgtcacagctacagagaaagtgcagtgcaataaggtgcaaggtcacaacaaggtagatcgtgaggtcagagtccctctcatcatataagggaaccgttcaatagtcttatcacagtggggtagaagctttcctagagcctggtggtacgtgccctcaggctcctgtatcttctacctgatggaagaggagagaagagagaatgtcctgggtgggtggggtctttgattatgctggctgcttcaccaaggcagtgagaggtaaagacaagagtccaaggaggggaggctggtgtccgtgatgcgctgggctgtgtccacaactctctgcagtttcttgcggtcctgggcagagcagttgccgtaccaagccgtgatgcatccagataggatgctttctgtggtgcatcaataaaagttggtgagtgtaatATGCACTGTCATCCTAGCTCACCTCAAGCCAGGGTTTTGTTGACTGTGTTTGTTCAAGCTACATCTTTTACTTATTGTTGCCTTGGGTCCATTACCAACTTggctttttttctggagcatttcCTTGAGAACGCGATTTCAGGAACTGGCACATTCCACAGAACGCCCGTGGTTTGGGGACACGGTTTGGCTCTTTGAGCTTGTGCTGCTCTGggacacatctcctctgaacggAATGCAACACTGACACCCCTTACCCTGCACCGACAGTCCAATCTTGGTACTAACCTTCCGAAATAAACTCTAtttctcagtccaggtgaagggtctcgacccaaaacgtcaactgtgcatctcccccaacagatgctgcctgacctgctgagttcctccagcgccttttgtgggttggtctagatttcagcatctgccgtctccatTGTCACCTACTGAATCATTGAGTTCGAGCCCCTTAATCATGGTCTGTCAttaaatggcaggcacggtagtgcagcggttagcgtaatgctttacagtgccagcgacctgggttcaattcccgccgctgtctgaaggagtttgtatgttctccccatgtctgcgtgggtttcctccaggtgctccggtttcctctcacattgcaaagatgtacgggttaggaagctgtgggcgtgctatgttggcgccagaagtgtggcgacacttgcgggctgcccccagcacattcttagcaacgcaaaaagatatatttcactgtgtatttcgatgcacatgtgactaataaataaatatcccatttgcccgtgtttggcccatatccctctaaacctttcctatccatgtacctgtccaagtgtctgttaaatgttcttgtacctgcctcaaccacctcctctggcagctcgttccacacacccaccaccctctgtttgaagaggttgcctctcaggtcccttgctcctttcaccttaaacctgtaccctctagttgtCTCTGCCTCCGGCTGCTTGTTGGGATGTTGACCAGCCAGTGATCTGCGTGTCACCATTGCCCAGACTAGCATCATTCCAGACTTattgaattaactgaatttattcCCCAGCTCTGCAGCACTCTAAATTACTAAGACTTGTTACCATATCAACAGGTTATGTGGATTTTTAACACAGGGCGGCTCAGTGGCAGTGGGTAGAgacgctgcctcacgg
It encodes:
- the rangrf gene encoding ran guanine nucleotide release factor, whose amino-acid sequence is MATNGTHAQALFGGSFSVVLPPHAIDVSDIRELPDNQEVFMHSSTDQSIIIELLEYQGQVPDEDAARYHFDDVTAINGVSAGDGTEVLSVGPISRDQIALKELSSAWFLSGRQRVAKFNEQAKNTVNMHLVLFRLPQYTTDILITFNDPTMISPLSSSRGADPVQPGGSSANPAQCWTLEQFRATAHSLRLLNPAVFP